In Dermacentor variabilis isolate Ectoservices chromosome 1, ASM5094787v1, whole genome shotgun sequence, the genomic stretch TAGCGCCACGCGGTCTGTAAGCCCTCGCGCAGCgtcgtgagccgactcgttgagatTAGTCGGGGCTCCGTCAAATTCTCCGATGtgtgcgggaaaccaaatgaTCGTGTGGAGGTTAACGTCCTTGCCGCGGAGGATCGCCAGGGCCTGTCTAGAAACGGTGCCCTTGGCAAAGGCTCTCACTGCCGCCCTCGAGTCACTGTGTATTCTGGTTGTCTTGTAATTCATGAgtgccagggcgatggctacctgtTCGGCCGTCTCTGGATCTGTTGTATATACAAACGCGGAATTCGTGACGTTTCCTCTACCATCCAGGCAATCCGCGGTGAACAGTCTCCTGCTTGGTTCGAACGCCGCATCAAAGGAAGTGCTTTTTTCTACTCGTTCCCTGGCTTTCTCGAGCAGGGCTCTGGCTCTAGCTCGCCTTCTGCCCACGTTGTGTAATGGGTGTACGTTCCTCGGAAGAGGCGTGACCGTGATGAAGTCCCTCAGCTTCCTCTGCATCTCACAGTGCTTATCTTCAACCCTGGCGGGCGAGATGCCTACCCTCTTCAAGATTTGTCTTCCGGACTGTGTGGTGGAGAGTCGTGGTGGAGCTCTCTAGTGCGtctcggcaatctcttctagagtgttgtgcatgcccaACTGCATGAGCCTCTCGGCCTTCATATATATGGGTAACCCCAGGGCTCTCTTAATCACCTTTCTCAGGAGCGCTTTGAGTTTGTCGCTCTTCGCCCTCTGCCATTCGTGCATTGCAGCGACGTTGGCAAAGTGACAGAGAGCAAGGCGTACATCAACCGGACGACGTTGTCTTCACGTAGGCCTTGCTGTCGGTTGGTGACTCTCTTGATGAGTCTAATAACGTTGTCCGCCTTCTTGGTGAGACGGACGATCGTTTGGTTGTTGGAACCTTTGGCTTCGATTGCCATCCCGAGGACCCGGATAGAATCCACCCTAGGGATGGTTTTGCCGTCCCTCGTACGCAGGGTGATGTAGGTTTCCTCCGGGGATTTCCAGTCCTTGGGTTTGGGTCCCCTTCTTTTTGGTCTGTACAGTAAGAGTTCCAGTTTCTTAAGTGAGCACCTGAGCCCCATGGGAAAGAGATATTCTCCATGACGTCGATCACCTCCTGCAGTTCTGGCCACGATCTGGCCTGTGCGCCAGATTGTGACATCGTCCGCGTGTATTGTGTGCTCGACGCCGTCAATCTCAGCGAGCCTCTTGTACAGCCCGATCATCGAGAGGTTGAAGAGGGTCGGCGAGATGACTGCTATCTGCGGCGTACCCCTGTTGCCCAGCTTCGTCGTTTCGGCCGTCAGACCTTAAGGCTGGTAGGCCTTAAGCGTGGCCGTTCTGCCGGTCAGGAAAGATTTGACGTAGCCGTAGAAGTGCTTTCCCAGATTGAGGCCCGATATCGTTTTCAGCTCGAAAGAGTGGAGCATGTTGTCGAACGCCTTTTCCATGTCCAGGCCCAGGACAGCCCTCGTGCCTCTCGTCTTGCAGTCGATTATGTGGTGCTTTAGGAACatcatggcgtcttgtgtagatAAACCCGGCCTAAATCCGATCATCGCTTGCGGGTAGATTTCGTGCTCTTCCAGGTAGCGGGAGAGCCGATTTAATATGGCATGCTCTGCGACCATTACCACGCACGAGGTAAGCGAAATTGGGCGTAGGTTCTCGAGACCGCGTGTCTTGCCAGGTTTTgggttaaggggggacgcggctttcgcatcgcgaaaaatgaccgaaaaaccgatttttcgaaaatcacattttcagtttttataaCCCTTTCTCTACCTGATTCCAAAATATCTTCCCTGAAAACCGCttagaagtgctttaaaaaaattgttgtATCAGCCACGGCGACGAGAAGTTTTGCGGAAATCGCAAAAAGACGGTGTTTTTCAAGCCACGACATCTCCGTAACGGCGCAAccgaacgccgccatcttggtcgcaACAGAAAGAGCATTTCTTCAGCTTCAAATCTGCCGCCTTCCCGGCCTCTTCCGAGCGAAAACAAATGCAGAAAAAGCAAAAGTTTCGAGGTCTCGCGGAGGTTCCTGATTGGCGGCGCGCGCCACGTGACAGCGGCGCGCGGCCCCGTTGGTCTCCGGAGCGGTTGCCCCTAGCAACGGCGGGCGAAgtgccgcgcgtcgtctgctcttcccGAGGCTACGTTCTCCATCGCCCGTATCACGAGCCTCTCCATAGTTTCGGTAGCGGCTCAGAAGCTCTGTGGCGTAGTTTCGCGTTGGATCTCGGCTGTGATCATGGATCGGCGAcggcacaagaagaaatacaaaacTTCGCATCAATTTGGCAGCCGTAAGCGCAAGTCTCCGATGCCCAAAAGTAAAGCGTCATCAAGAGCTTCCAGTGCTGATTCTGCTGATGTTCAGTGCGGCGCGGACGTCGTGGACACACAGCAGCAGTTCCCTCAATGTATGGATGCTTCGGACCGACAACCAAGCACCTCGCGCGCCGACGTCTCGGACCCGCGACGACGCACTTCGGGCGCCGACGACTCGGACCCGCGACCAAGCACCTCGGGCGCCGACTTCTCGGATCCGGGACCAAGCACCTCACGCGCCGACGACTCAGACCCGCGACCAAGCACTTCACCCGCCGACGACTCGGACCCGCGACCAAGCACCTCGCGCGTGGATGAAACGCAGTCGAGATTCGGCAGTACAATTCAGGCTCACTTGGAACCGCACTACATATCGATAGAAGCTTCTCGTCGGCGAGCCGAGACAGTGCAAGCATCACTCAGTTCTGTTTCGGCGaccgaaagaaaaatgaagctcaCAGGTGAGAGAGGAAGTTGTGCCAATGTGGAGCTGGCGGATGAGTTTTTGGTTGTGCAGGTCACAGCATTGAATGCTTTGTACAAGAATGCCTTGTGCCAAGAATGCTCTCAGCCGGGACTGACTGTTCATTTGGGAACAAGGCATGGATTGGCTGCACGAATGCTACTGACCTGCAATGCCTGCGGCGTTGTTGCAAGTGAATGGTCATCGCCGCGAGTAGAGGGTGGTAAGGCTTTTGACGTGAATATGCGTGCAATGCAAGCAATTAAAACCACCGGCAGAGGGGCAACTGCACTGACTGACTTTTGGTCAGTAATGAACGTTTCACACAGAGGCTTGCACCATAAGACATTCCAAAGACACCTGAAATCAAAATTCAGGCCTGCTGGTGGGATGGCTGCAGCAAGTCTCTTTTCTGATGCTGTGGCAGCCGTGCGGAAAGTTTACAGCGAAATGGACCTGGCATTCACAAAAAATGTGACGGTAGTCTACGACGGCACATGGATGACACGTGGTCATGCATCCCATATTGGTGCGGGCACAATAATTGAATTTTACACTGGTCTGGTGCTTGACTGCGTTGTGCTCTCGAACAGATGCCATGGATGCACACTTGGGCCGAAAGAAAACGATGAAGGCTACAGTGAATGGAAAGAGAATCACGTGTGCCAAAAGAACACCGATGCAAACTCAAGCCGTATGGAGGTCGAGGCAGCGTTGATCTTGTTCAGAAGGTCACTGGAAAGGAATGACCTCCGCTACACATGTGTTGTTTGTGATGGGGATAGCCGTACCTTCCAGGCCCTTTGTGAAGACAAGGCTTATGGcttcattacattcaacaaagAGGTCTGTATCAATCACGTTAAAAAGAGGATGGGTAGAGCCCTGCGAACACTTGTCTCAAAAAGCAGAAGTAAACCAATTGGAGGGAAGGGTGGCCTGACCCAAGACCTAATCAAAAAGCTCACCAATTATTATGGCATGGCCATACGTAACAATAGTGAAGTAGATGATATGCAAAGGGCCATAATGGCAACCTTTTATCATATCACTTCAACAGATAAAgaccctcatcatgagctctgcccTCCAGGACCCCTGAGCTGGTGCAGACACCAGGCTGCAGAAGCTGAAGGTAAAGCTCCGCCAGAACACAAGTACAAATTGGCAACACATGTTTCAGCTGCGTTGCTGCCTGTGTATCAACGCCTCTCGGATCCTCAGCTACTCAGCCGTTGCCAAGGCAAGAAGACTCAGAATGCAGCCGAGAGTCTCCACGCTGTCAtttggtcaattctaccaaaagaGCAAAATGCTTCATTGATCGCAGCGGAGACAGCTGTCAATGAGGCAGTCTGCAAGTACAATGCTGGAACGCTTCGTGCATACAGACAGTTTTGTGCCTAACTTGGCTTGAAGCCAGGAAAGCATTCCCTTCAAAGAGCTGCAGAAAAGGAtgccctacgaaaaaaaaaggcatcgaaaAAACATCAGATGAAAGGCCACATGCCCAAGAAGCCCAAGGACTACAATCCTGATGCATTTTAGGAGAGTGTAGGCAAGGCAAAACTTTGAAggcctttttctcaaaactgtgtTTTTGCCTTTCTGTTCAGTTTgcggagctgatttctttgttaccgtttggCCTATTCTGACTCTGTTTTTTTGTCTTgttccttgggctacagtgcaggtcgtgacattcttgcttttgGGCCTTGACGTTTTATAAATTTATGATGTGGCTATTTGTTCACCTTGAAAGTGTGCTTGATACGAAGGTAACATAAAAAATGACACTCCAAAAAAATTTGtgttgaaaaaaacaaaagcaagaatgtcacgaccttcagcgtgcatttagctatgcaatcagtacttaacaagccttctatcacgtttTTTATGTTCCCCAGGCTCTTCACAAAGTTCGAGGTTGAAACATTCTGCTCAATCAAATTTAATAAAATGTTCTTAAGGTAtcactctgaaacttttatggaagcatcagggagatattctaaacatttgtgccaattttaatcaaaatctatga encodes the following:
- the LOC142590690 gene encoding uncharacterized protein LOC142590690; this translates as MVAEHAILNRLSRYLEEHEIYPQAMIGFRPGLSTQDAMMFLKHHIIDCKTRGTRAVLGLDMEKAFDNMLHSFELKTISGLNLGKHFYGYVKSFLTGRTATLKAYQP